The Scleropages formosus chromosome 3, fSclFor1.1, whole genome shotgun sequence genome contains the following window.
GCGGTCGCTGTGCCTCGTACGCCTTCCATGTGTCACTAACTTGTGTTTTGGAGAATTTTGACACGCCCTGGATATTTTTCGGAAGTACGCACGATTTTTTACATGGCCCTAAATTGCTTTgccctataaatgggtaagtcatcgGAAGTAGAATAAAAATTAGTAATTCGCTATAGAGAAAGGCTTTGGCTAAATAATGGGAGCCGTCAAATTTTAATGATCTCTTAGGGAGATATTATGAGTGTTAAATAGGAGATGTCCCCTACGTTTGTTTACTCcccaaacaaaaacactctGTGATGCAGGTAACTTTCCTGAAGTGTATCAGGTGTTTCATGCACACGCCCCAGTGTAAGTCAAGTGTGGTTTCTTGTATGTCCACCACTTCCTCTTCATTGTTCCCTTGTGCGCTGCATTTACTTACTGTTATCTTGAAATTATTTTGGTTAATCGTCttggttggtttgtttgtttgcttgtttgcttgtttgtttgtctatctatctatcttaaaCGTTTTGTCTTaattagagggggtgcggtagcatGGCGGGtctggccagtgcctgctgtgtgcgggtctggggttcgagtcctgcttggggtgccttggagCGGGCTGgcgccctgtccagggtgtgtcctcccccttCGACCTTGCGCCccgtgcttccgggataggcttcggtttgccgcgaccccgctcgggacaagtggttgtagacattggctGGTTGGTGTTAACTAGAGCATCCTTTCAAAGTGATGCAGCAGAGGTACCAAGCGGGAGTCCTTAAAAAAGCCATGTTTGCTTGACCTTTCctcttcataaaaataattctaTATTTAGTCGCTTGACCTGTTtttcaggaaataaataaaatttgaagaCCTGTAGCCCAACCAAGTGACAGAGCCAACTCATTAAACAGTTGGAAGACCCAGGTTGGGGGTAGCTGCGAGAGTGCAATCCCACGACAGGTTAGAGCATTTTGGTGGCCCGATACACCTGGAGAAGCACACATTGATCACGGTTTTACCTCCAGTGGGTTCACCATCAGAGCCCACAGCACCTGCGACTGTACCTGACCACACCGCCGCattatttgaatgtttttgcCTCGCACTTGACGTGTTTTACAttggctttatttttaaatatcaattTCAGGCAGTATTTGATGAAAGGCAATCTGGCAGTCTCTTCCGCCAGCTTCGTATCGCTGCGATTTGGAGCGAGTTCTCCATTTGCGGAGTTGAGTAAGCGGGGAGGGTTTACAAGGTAACATTATGGGAGAGGTACCGGGTGTGATCGAAACGTTTATGAATAGTAGATACTGGGGTAGTGTTCCTGGAGCAGCTACAGGGGATTTTGTTTCAGCCCGATTCCAGGGTGGAATGGTCATGGGTGGGTGAGGTAGGGCACAGGGAGTGTAGTGGCTAAAGGACCACAGAGACCATCTGCAGCGGCTTTGTTAATGTGTCACCTAGTTACTAGATTACGAGATCAACTCGTTTCTAAATAAAGGAATTTAACGAATTTACTGAAAAGGAGTCGGCCATTAAAGGCGAAATGCAGTTTCGTTTTTTCACACATGAGGAATTCTGGACAAAATGACTACAGCTGCATATCCATTCCGtacaacaaaatgcaaaatgtttcacCAAAGTAACTGCAATCCTGAAGATCCCTTTGTGGGTCCCAGTGCGTGTTGTGTGCATGTAGCAAGTGTAGGGTCCATTGGTTTGTGTCTTCAATCTTCGTGTCGTACAATACTACACGTGATGGCACGGACAAGACAactcggtaaaaatgtaccctTATTAATTAATCCTGTCTGTCTATAATGTGCATACctcttaaatgaaatattatgaaTGAAATCAAGCGACAAGACAGGTCTCCGGCGTGACGTTTCCTCACATCTGTTTCATCTCCGAATTTCAGACgctggatttttcttttgttttaggtGTGAAAGAGGAGTTACAGTCATGGGTTGCTTCGGATGTCTCAAAGTTATGATGTTTATCTTCAACAGCATCATCTTTGTAAGTCACGTAGCCATCCTTAAAAATTTAAAGGAGTTTGGAAGAGGCCGATTCTTTCGGGGCTGTTATATTGCAGTGCAAGTTAGATATGTCAGTAATCACTCAGCAGCATTTTACTCTGTCTGTAACTATTATGCAGAAGCAGTGAGGGATGATCAGTAGGTGACTTTTAGTAAATGGGAATGGAATTTGTATACATGAAGATAGGGGCACAGTTTAATAATCCCCACCACCTCGCTCtgatttttccctcctttttcgtAAAGCTGGCGGGTGCTGGTATCCTcgctgtgggtgtgtgggtcAAGGTGGACAGTGGGTCACTTCTGGGTCTCCTGGGCACCATCAAGAACAGCCCAGCAGGCCTGGATCAAATTGTCAACGTAGGCTACCTGCTGATTGCCGTCGGTGGGGTGCTGCTCATCCTGGGCTTCCTGGGCTGCTGTGGGGCCGTGAGGGAGAGCAAGTGTTTGCTGCTGATGGTGAGTTATCCAGAGTCCCACACAGTCCCACACAGCATCGTAGGGGCACAGCGTCAGCACAGCAAGGCAAAGGCACCACCACAGTGACATATCCCACGTGTACAGAAGTTATCATTTATACTGACAATGTAACAATATTTTCTCCATTGATAGCGAATTGAAAAATCACTTAGGAATACAGCTCTTTAGGGAAATCATGTCCGGTAATTcataccaacacacacacactggctgaaaccgcttgtcccaagcagggtcacggcgaaccagagcctaacccggcaacatggggcgcaaGGGCGAacgggtaggggacacacccagggtgggatgccagtccatcacaaggcacctcatgtgggactcgaaccagagagcaggacccagccaaacccgctgcaccaccacaccccccccattcATACCAATATTTGTTAACTTATcactttgaatatttaaatgccATAATCGGCCAAACTCTcaggaggatttttttttttttttttcctgccatctTGAACTTATTCAAGAATGTGAGTGATGCACAGGAGTGTGTGAAGAGTAAACATGTGGTTAgcaatattaacatttaattatatttagaTGGATAATAGCTTATGGAGGTATTTGTGCTAGTTACCATTTTGGACTTTACCCCCCCCTCCCGTCATTTTCCTCAGTTTTTCGTCATCGTGTTGATCGTCTTCATAGCCGAGGTGGCTGCAGCCGTGATAATCCTCGCCTTTAGGCCCCTGGTGAGTACGCTCTACAAAGACACGCCATTTATTTACGTTCACATTTCGTCAGCTTGCGCATATCCGTCATCCAAAGTCGTATTTGTGGAAACGGCAAGAGGAGGTAGAGGTGAGTCTAACGGATGCTACAGTACGCAGTTGTACGTCTGTAGCGTAAGTAGCATTTATTCTGGCTCGGTGACGCACGCGAACAGCTTGAAGGACCGACAGTTTGACAAGAACTTCGCATGTCAGGCGCAGAATGTGATCAGCATGCTGGGGGCTGCTGCTGTTGGCAGTATCAAGAAGGACTATGGAGCGAATAACGATGTGACCGGACCTTGGAACCTCACAATGGCTACGGTACGCTGTAACCTCAGACTCGCTGCATGGGGAAGGGTTAGGAAGAGCTGTGGtaagtgggaggaaaccctaaATGATACTGTATACCAGCCCCACTGCAAGTTTTGCCCTGagcttcattttatttcagctcATGTTGCATGCCTAGTTCCTGGTGACATCCacatgcaaaatgcattttcatggggggggggggactgacgGTGAGATCGGCtgtcatcttacatttacatacatttacatttatttatttagcagacatttttctccaaagcgacttccagtgaactgtatgtagtgttatcagcccacacgccttattcaccacggtgacttaccctgctagatacactacttacactgggtcactcatccatacatcagtggaacacactctctctgtcactcacacactatgggggaacctgaacagcatgtctttgggctccTTACTGAAGATGATTGTTCCTTAATGTTTTTTACAGATGTTTTCTTTCCCGTGTCTTGTGTCCCTCCTAGCTGAAATGCTGCGGATTCAACAACTTCACCGACTTCACCAGTTCCCCGTTttataacaaaaacaacacgTACCCCGAGCTGTGCTGCACAGCCTTCCCCTGCACTTACCAAAATGCCGCCAACTCGGTACGGCTCTTTCGCGCGCTCGGCGCAAACCTGAAACGCGTCGTTCCTGCCCGTATTTTGCTTATGTGCTGAACCATCCTTTTGAAAAGTGCTGCTCTTTCCTCTCAAGCATGAAGAGCTTCTTCATGGTCACCAACCATCCTTTctgttttctctatttttcaGCCTCAGATTCTAACTCATGTGGAAACTTTacttgcatttagctgatgcttttctctaaagcaacttacaatgttaagatcaTAATTATTACacacttacaatcatttacccatttaaacagctgagtgATTTTACTGGTAGTaattagagtaagtaccttgcttaagggtagtacagccagaggtgggatcaaacctgtgacctttgagtctaaaggcagtagtgctacccactacgctaccagctgtcctttatCCATAAGCACTTTAGcatatacagattttttttttctttccacaccCCTCCA
Protein-coding sequences here:
- the tspan34b gene encoding tetraspanin 35, with translation MNVQVCVNVFNVTVTAENLPPLCSLKLVPQGRRPCLGNETLPPVCPRPLPLALFISNLCGGEAAGEARGARTKCGKQTQSPPVRRNLPIQLPTASPRRGCERGVTVMGCFGCLKVMMFIFNSIIFLAGAGILAVGVWVKVDSGSLLGLLGTIKNSPAGLDQIVNVGYLLIAVGGVLLILGFLGCCGAVRESKCLLLMFFVIVLIVFIAEVAAAVIILAFRPLAQNVISMLGAAAVGSIKKDYGANNDVTGPWNLTMATLKCCGFNNFTDFTSSPFYNKNNTYPELCCTAFPCTYQNAANSTIPGCFQKFVTLVEKNSVILIAVALGIAALEISAMVVSMTLYCKIGKK